A single genomic interval of Tautonia marina harbors:
- a CDS encoding REP-associated tyrosine transposase yields the protein MSNRPIADEERYVHFITFSCDHRRRLLDHDHPRRIVLGVLNGQLTRQGATCVGFVVMPDHVHALIWLPRTHQLSAFMHEWKRQSSFRIRSWYRDMDAAYFKEIGHGDRFWQPKYYAFAVHSRAKLEEKLKYIHLNPVRAGLVERPVDWPWSSARWYEQGRSVGVPIGWVE from the coding sequence ATGTCGAATCGACCCATTGCGGACGAGGAACGCTACGTCCACTTCATCACCTTTTCCTGCGACCACCGGCGTCGACTGCTCGACCACGACCATCCCAGGAGGATCGTGCTGGGAGTCCTGAACGGGCAACTGACGCGGCAAGGTGCAACCTGCGTCGGCTTCGTGGTCATGCCCGACCACGTGCATGCCTTGATCTGGCTCCCCCGGACGCATCAGCTCAGCGCGTTCATGCACGAGTGGAAACGGCAGTCCAGCTTCCGCATTCGTTCGTGGTATCGGGACATGGACGCGGCGTATTTCAAGGAGATTGGCCACGGCGATCGCTTCTGGCAACCCAAATACTACGCCTTCGCGGTCCATTCACGGGCGAAGCTGGAGGAAAAGCTGAAATACATCCACCTCAACCCCGTGCGCGCGGGCCTGGTCGAGCGTCCCGTGGACTGGCCCTGGAGTTCGGCCCGCTGGTATGAACAAGGGCGATCGGTCGGCGTCCCGATTGGCTGGGTGGAGTAG
- a CDS encoding BamA/OMP85 family outer membrane protein: protein MSASHRYRPHPPRTADRPDPLVGEPSRSRRLARPTIAALAFGVCFVALGADADGPYGRLVTEIRIEGNESVSESRIRAKLLTRAGRPLDPDTVESDFRSLKNTQWFSHVRATFLEDSDRGGIILLYKVEEMPVLDAVEFRGRWAISQKNLEEATGLKAGARADGIRARSAVAQIRRLYEEKGYLQAEVRLLEGAEAGDKRVVFEIFEGPKFKVGAVDFEGNTVFSDATLKTKIQSKPPILGFLGPGYNAEGPEEDARRIVEAYQAIGYFECQCTPVTRHGSRVGDLRLSFVISEGPEYSVREIRFEGQELIAEEELREGLVLHSGQPFRDNLRQRDMITLTERYTAIGCIDVDIVPEPRFTDTPGVVDLVYTINEGDRYLLGAINIKGNERTRAKVILRELAAAGLLPGEPLDGRRMETAQKRLANLNFFVTDPQQGEPIKMAISNRRGPDAPYGEVALPDLDEIVRQARFQTPDEPLQLAQVQPAGDNAPVPLVHYQPAPQTPEADPSVQRARFQEVDDLGPPGGVPDLPPIPPIDIEPLAPGDGPAAVAPFGSGGAFEPSPDALPPIDVPPLVEPLPPGLGGRPMPPSDGTPPGTFPSTPGMNFSDVGPDRQEPFPNRSFADIATQAEPRGSGRSFADLDVEVQEAPTGRILLGFGATSFGGLSGNFIVHERNFDLFNVPRSFRELLNGQAFRGAGQEFRLELSPGTQINRAVVSFREPDLFNQRIGLNTSGYAFSRFYPDFFEQRAGGRFALGKQFGTQTYADFAVRAENVNVSGFQTPAPAEFYAVSGNTFLTTLRPSLHFDNRNDPFLPTNGSYLEFAYEQGFGTFTFPKFTVEGRQHFTVWQRPDMTGKHILSMRGFFGISGPDTPLYERFYAGDFRSLRGFAYRGVGPYVLGQNVGGTMSLLGSIEYQFPLTANDQFQMVVFSDTGTVENGYSISDYRVSVGTGLRVTMPALGPLPLAFDIAFPVVKGPDDRERIFTFFIGAFY, encoded by the coding sequence ATGAGCGCAAGCCATCGTTATCGACCGCACCCCCCTCGGACGGCAGACCGACCCGATCCGCTCGTCGGCGAGCCGTCGCGGTCCCGCCGTCTCGCGCGGCCGACGATCGCGGCCCTCGCCTTCGGGGTCTGTTTCGTCGCTCTCGGCGCCGATGCCGACGGCCCCTACGGCCGGCTCGTCACCGAGATCCGCATCGAGGGCAACGAGTCCGTCTCCGAGTCTCGCATCCGGGCCAAGCTCCTGACGCGGGCCGGCCGGCCCCTCGATCCCGACACGGTCGAGAGCGACTTCCGCTCGCTCAAAAATACCCAGTGGTTCTCCCACGTCCGCGCCACCTTCCTCGAAGACTCCGACCGCGGCGGCATCATCCTCCTCTACAAGGTCGAGGAAATGCCCGTCCTCGACGCCGTCGAGTTCCGCGGCCGCTGGGCCATCAGCCAGAAAAACCTTGAGGAAGCCACCGGCCTGAAGGCCGGCGCCCGCGCCGACGGCATCCGCGCCCGCTCCGCCGTCGCCCAGATCCGCCGCCTCTACGAGGAAAAAGGCTACCTCCAGGCCGAGGTCCGCCTGCTCGAAGGGGCCGAGGCCGGCGACAAGCGCGTTGTCTTCGAGATCTTCGAAGGGCCGAAGTTCAAGGTCGGCGCCGTCGACTTCGAGGGGAACACCGTCTTCTCCGACGCCACCCTCAAGACCAAGATCCAGTCCAAGCCCCCGATCCTCGGCTTCCTCGGCCCCGGCTACAACGCCGAAGGCCCCGAGGAAGACGCCCGCCGAATCGTCGAGGCCTACCAGGCCATCGGCTACTTCGAATGCCAGTGCACCCCCGTCACCCGCCATGGCAGCCGCGTCGGCGACCTTCGCCTCAGCTTCGTCATCTCCGAAGGCCCCGAGTACTCCGTCCGCGAAATCCGCTTTGAAGGCCAGGAACTCATCGCCGAGGAGGAACTGCGCGAAGGCCTGGTCCTCCACTCCGGCCAGCCCTTCCGCGACAACCTCCGCCAGCGCGACATGATCACCCTCACCGAGCGCTACACCGCCATCGGCTGCATTGATGTCGATATTGTTCCCGAACCCCGCTTCACCGATACCCCCGGCGTCGTCGATCTCGTCTACACCATCAACGAGGGGGACCGCTACCTCCTCGGCGCCATCAACATCAAGGGGAACGAACGCACCCGGGCGAAGGTTATCCTCCGCGAGCTGGCCGCCGCCGGTCTTTTACCCGGCGAGCCGCTCGACGGCCGCCGCATGGAAACCGCCCAGAAGCGCCTGGCCAACCTGAACTTCTTCGTCACCGACCCCCAACAGGGCGAGCCGATCAAGATGGCGATCTCCAATCGCCGAGGCCCCGACGCCCCCTACGGCGAGGTCGCCCTGCCCGACCTCGACGAGATCGTCCGCCAGGCCCGCTTCCAGACCCCCGACGAACCGCTCCAGCTCGCCCAGGTTCAACCGGCCGGCGACAACGCTCCCGTCCCTCTTGTCCACTACCAGCCCGCTCCCCAAACGCCGGAGGCCGATCCCTCCGTCCAGCGCGCTCGGTTCCAGGAGGTCGACGACCTCGGCCCCCCCGGCGGGGTGCCCGATCTGCCGCCGATCCCCCCCATCGACATCGAGCCCCTCGCCCCCGGTGATGGCCCCGCGGCCGTTGCTCCCTTCGGCTCCGGAGGCGCCTTCGAGCCATCCCCCGACGCCCTGCCGCCGATCGACGTGCCCCCGCTCGTCGAGCCGCTGCCGCCCGGCCTCGGCGGCCGACCGATGCCTCCGTCCGACGGAACGCCGCCCGGCACCTTTCCGTCCACGCCCGGCATGAACTTCTCCGACGTCGGCCCCGACCGCCAGGAGCCGTTCCCGAACCGTTCCTTCGCCGACATCGCCACCCAGGCCGAGCCCCGCGGCTCGGGCCGGTCGTTCGCCGACCTGGATGTCGAGGTCCAGGAAGCCCCCACCGGGCGCATTTTGCTGGGTTTCGGGGCCACCAGCTTCGGCGGCCTCAGCGGCAACTTCATCGTCCACGAGCGCAACTTCGACCTGTTCAACGTCCCCCGCTCGTTCCGAGAACTGCTCAACGGCCAGGCCTTCCGCGGGGCCGGCCAGGAATTCCGCCTCGAACTCTCCCCCGGCACCCAGATCAACCGCGCCGTCGTCAGCTTCCGCGAGCCCGACCTGTTCAATCAACGCATCGGTCTCAATACCTCCGGTTACGCCTTCTCACGCTTTTATCCCGACTTCTTCGAACAACGCGCCGGCGGCCGCTTCGCGCTCGGCAAGCAGTTCGGCACCCAGACCTACGCCGACTTCGCCGTCCGTGCCGAAAACGTAAATGTCTCCGGTTTCCAGACCCCCGCCCCGGCCGAGTTCTACGCCGTCTCCGGCAACACCTTCCTCACCACCCTCCGTCCCAGCCTCCACTTCGACAACCGCAACGACCCGTTCCTGCCCACCAACGGCTCGTACCTCGAATTCGCCTACGAACAGGGGTTTGGCACCTTCACCTTCCCGAAGTTTACGGTTGAAGGCCGCCAGCACTTCACCGTCTGGCAGCGCCCGGACATGACGGGCAAACATATCCTCAGCATGCGAGGCTTCTTCGGCATCTCCGGCCCCGACACCCCGCTCTACGAACGCTTCTATGCCGGCGACTTCCGCAGCCTTCGCGGCTTCGCCTATCGCGGCGTCGGCCCTTACGTCCTCGGCCAGAACGTCGGCGGCACCATGAGCCTGCTCGGCTCGATCGAGTACCAGTTCCCGCTCACCGCCAACGACCAGTTCCAGATGGTCGTCTTCTCCGACACCGGCACCGTCGAGAACGGCTACAGCATTTCCGACTACCGCGTCTCCGTCGGCACCGGCCTCCGCGTCACCATGCCCGCCCTCGGCCCCCTCCCCCTCGCCTTCGACATCGCCTTCCCCGTCGTCAAGGGCCCCGACGACCGCGAACGCATCTTCACCTTCTTCATCGGTGCCTTCTATTGA
- a CDS encoding DUF1559 family PulG-like putative transporter translates to MSIRHRRPGFTLIELLVVIAIIGVLVGLLLPAVNAAREAGRRTQCMNNQKNIGLGLIGYFNAKNTFPNSVVWGEPDVTAAAPLAAAYEAGDMSFQLAGATPANPEHDLGPLHSWVVEILPYIDNQALYNDFNRNQVYFSIAGTTTNNLTVSATDIGILTCPNDDTIIQDQGNLSYVVNSGFNRWWWSGSGWNGQNTPPTTGHSVLFGADPQTARNNAKRTGVFWPGSIQGNKPWDHKTTVAAITDGSSTTVMLTENTLAGASTTSPYAQASGSPVVTNWASAHPNFVAFMASDDVCTGGTGSSNCTDGQLAPRAGGAGKFVDGPGWALANNKNTRENLNGGRVVGIEGGYPFPNSLHPGVIIAVMCDGSTKIISDTIDGTVWAKVMTPAGEYMDTPFKQLPVNQSDIAQ, encoded by the coding sequence ATGTCGATCCGTCACCGTCGTCCCGGCTTCACCCTGATCGAGCTGCTGGTGGTTATCGCCATCATCGGCGTCCTCGTCGGCCTGCTCTTGCCGGCCGTCAACGCCGCTCGCGAGGCCGGCCGTCGCACGCAGTGCATGAACAACCAGAAGAACATCGGCCTCGGCCTGATCGGCTACTTCAACGCCAAGAACACCTTCCCCAACTCCGTCGTTTGGGGAGAGCCCGATGTCACCGCGGCCGCCCCGCTCGCCGCGGCCTACGAGGCCGGCGACATGAGCTTCCAGCTGGCCGGCGCCACTCCGGCCAACCCGGAGCACGACCTCGGCCCCTTGCATAGCTGGGTCGTCGAGATCCTCCCCTACATCGACAACCAGGCCCTCTACAACGATTTCAACCGCAACCAGGTCTACTTCAGCATCGCGGGGACGACGACCAACAATCTCACCGTCTCCGCCACCGACATCGGCATCCTGACCTGCCCGAACGACGACACGATCATCCAGGACCAGGGGAACCTCTCCTACGTCGTCAACTCCGGCTTCAATCGCTGGTGGTGGAGCGGCAGCGGCTGGAACGGCCAGAACACCCCCCCGACCACCGGCCATTCCGTCCTCTTCGGCGCCGATCCCCAGACCGCCCGCAACAACGCCAAGCGCACCGGCGTCTTCTGGCCGGGCAGCATCCAGGGGAACAAGCCCTGGGACCACAAGACCACCGTCGCCGCCATCACCGACGGCTCCAGCACCACCGTCATGCTCACCGAGAACACCCTCGCCGGTGCCTCGACCACCAGCCCCTACGCCCAGGCCAGCGGCAGCCCGGTGGTGACCAACTGGGCCAGCGCCCACCCGAACTTCGTCGCCTTCATGGCCTCTGACGACGTTTGCACCGGCGGCACCGGCTCAAGCAACTGCACCGACGGCCAGCTCGCCCCCCGAGCCGGCGGCGCCGGCAAGTTCGTCGACGGCCCCGGCTGGGCCCTCGCCAACAACAAGAACACCCGCGAAAACCTTAACGGCGGCCGTGTCGTTGGCATCGAAGGCGGTTACCCCTTCCCCAACAGCCTGCACCCGGGTGTGATCATCGCCGTCATGTGCGACGGCTCGACCAAGATCATCTCCGACACCATCGACGGCACCGTCTGGGCAAAGGTCATGACCCCCGCCGGCGAGTACATGGACACCCCGTTCAAGCAGCTCCCGGTCAACCAGAGCGACATCGCCCAGTAA